A segment of the Candidatus Rokuibacteriota bacterium genome:
GATCGGGACCGTGCCGATCGGCACCGGGGAGTTGCGGAGGATCCACTCGCGGGTCTCGTGGATGTTCTTGCCGGTGGAGAGGTCCATCACGGTGTCGGCGCCCCAGCGGGTCGCCCAGAGCATCTTCTCGACCTCTTCTTCGATGGAGGAGGTCACCGCGGAGTTGCCGATGTTGGCGTTGATCTTCACCAGGAAGTTGCGCCCGATGATCATCGGCTCGGACTCGGGGTGGTTGATATTGGCCGGGATGATCGCCCGACCCCGCGCGACCTCCTGCCGCACGAACTCGGCGGAGACACCCTCACGCACGGCGATGAACTCCATCTCCGGCGTGATCTCCCCTCGCCGCGCGTAGTGCATCTGGGTCACGCGCCGCCCCGCCCTGGCGCGGAGGGACCTCCGGCTCGCCGGGAAGCGGATCTCGTCCAGGGTCGGATCGGCCTCGCGTTCCCTCCGGTAGCTCGACGTCGGCTCGCGAAGCTCCTCCACGTCCTCGCGGGCCAGTACCCAAGCGAGCCTGAGCGGTCCGAGGCCCGTTTTGAGATCGGCCTGGTAGGCGGGGTCCGTGTAGGGCCCACTGCTGTCGTAGAGGCGGACCGGCGGGTTCGGCGGGGTCAGGAGGACCTCGCGCATCGGGACCCGAAGGTCCGGATGGCTCCCGTTGACATAGACTTTTCTGAACGCAGGTCGCTTCGTCGCGGCGTTGGCCATCGCTGACTCCTTCTAGCTCTGAAAATGAATCGCCGCCGGGGTAACCCAGCGGCGTTCGGGTCTTTGTCGCCTCCCTACGCTGGCATTACCCAGGTCAGGTTCAGGCGGTCGGTGGCAAAGCAGCCACCCTCTCAGCCCGGTTTCCCGAGCTCCCGCTTGTTCTCGGCTCTTACTCTACAACCTCCGGAGACGCGTTTGCAACTGGTTCTCCGGATCGACCTCGCGAGCTGGAGGCCTAGGAGCGGGCGGCGGATTTGTGGCAACTCACTCTTCCCTGTCGGTCAACGCGATACACGCAACCGGCGCCACGGCCAGGTTGACGGCGTCGCCCGGCTGCAGGCGCAACGAGGGCGGAGCCGCCACGCGCAGGATCATATCGCTTCCTTCCACCTGGACCTGGC
Coding sequences within it:
- a CDS encoding phosphomethylpyrimidine synthase ThiC produces the protein MANAATKRPAFRKVYVNGSHPDLRVPMREVLLTPPNPPVRLYDSSGPYTDPAYQADLKTGLGPLRLAWVLAREDVEELREPTSSYRREREADPTLDEIRFPASRRSLRARAGRRVTQMHYARRGEITPEMEFIAVREGVSAEFVRQEVARGRAIIPANINHPESEPMIIGRNFLVKINANIGNSAVTSSIEEEVEKMLWATRWGADTVMDLSTGKNIHETREWILRNSPVPIGTVPI